From the genome of Triticum aestivum cultivar Chinese Spring chromosome 3B, IWGSC CS RefSeq v2.1, whole genome shotgun sequence, one region includes:
- the LOC123069036 gene encoding ubiquitin carboxyl-terminal hydrolase 14: MDLLRANLHKVRIPEPTNRIHKDECCVSFDTPRSEGGLYVDMNSFLGFGREHVAWNFEKSENPVYLHIVQRRKPEPDEADRPLKKPTLLAIGVEGGFSEQEPEYDVTYEIVILPEFVSLPFPSVDLPEKVRLAVDKVILAESADRKQQLASWVADKKIISAHAMDLQQLDNGVIVPPSGWKCSKCDKTENLWLNLTDGMILCGRSLWDGSGGNNHAVEHYQQTKYPLAVKLGTITADLEGADVYSYPEDDSVEDPILAQHLSHFGIDFSSLQKTEMTTAERELDHNTNFDWNRIQESGKDAEPLYGPGYTGLVNLGNSCYMASVMQVMFSTHPFISRYFEKQSLKAAFAISQADPTLDLNMQMTKLAHGMLSGKYSAPSQEGQEGIRPRMFKSVIAASHPEFSSMRQQDALDFFLHLVDKVDQANPGSHELNPFTGFKFIIEERVQCPSGKVSYNKRCDNFLSLSIPLHEATNKEQLEVFHEKKAAMDLDGKEVSNEEIVRPRVPLEACLASFSGGEEVPDFYSTALNSKTTAIKTAGFKTFPDYLVLQMRKFVMEAGWVPKKLDVYIDVPDIIDISHMRSNGVQPGEELLPEGASCGNKAEPARPVANEDIVSQLANMGFNYFACQRAAINTSNAGLEEAMNWLLSHMEDPDINEPISQDAMPAEDTIDEASVQTLVSFGFPEDVSRMAVKASGGNIERATEWVLTHPEASSSVSADSSASNVKDDESHIPDGSGRYKLIAFVSHMGTSTHCGHYVAHILKDGRWTIFNDNKVAASVDLPKDMGYLYFFQRISS, encoded by the exons ATGGATCTCCTCCGCGCGAACCTCCACAAGGTCCGCATCCCGGAGCCCACCAACCGCATCCACAAGGACGAGTGCTGCGTCTCCTTCGACACCCCG AGGTCGGAGGGCGGGCTGTACGTGGACATGAACTCGTTCCTGGGGTTCGGGAGGGAGCACGTGGCATGGAACTTCGAGAAGTCGGAGAACCCCGTGTACCTCCACATCGTGCAGCGCCGGAAGCCGGAGCCAGACGAGGCGGATCGCCCGCTCAAGAAGCCAACCCTGCTTGCCATTG GCGTGGAGGGAGGTTTTAGTGAGCAAGAACCTGAATACGACGTGACTTATGAAATCGTTATTTTGCCTGAATTTGTATCTCTCCCATTTCCATCAGTTGACTTGCCAGAGAAG GTTAGGCTTGCAGTTGATAAAGTTATACTTGCGGAGAGTGCTGATAGAAAGCAACAACTGGCTTCTTGGGTGGCCGACAAGAAGATAATAAGTGCACATGCTATGGATCTGCAACAACTAGACAATGGTGTTATTGTGCCTCCTTCTGGATGGAAGTGTAGCAAGTGTGACAAAACTGAGAATCTCTGGTTAAATTTAACTGATGGTATGATCCTCTGTGGGAGGAGTCTTTGGGATGGAAGTGGTGGGAATAATCATGCTGTTGAACACTACCAGCAGACCAAATATCCTTTAGCGGTGAAGCTTGGAACAATTACTGCTGATTTGGAAGGAGCAG ACGTTTACTCATACCCGGAAGATGATAGCGTTGAAGATCCAATATTAGCTCAGCACTTGTCGCATTTTGGTATTGATTTTTCTTCACTCCAAAAG ACTGAGATGACTACTGCTGAAAGAGAACTTGACCACAACACGAATTTTGATTGGAATAGAATACAAGAAAGTGGCAAAGATGCCGAACCTTTATATGGGCCGGGCTATACTGGCCTTGTAAACCTTGGGAATAG TTGCTACATGGCTTCAGTAATGCAAGTTATGTTTTCAACCCATCCCTTTATATCACG GTACTTTGAGAAGCAGAGCTTGAAAGCTGCGTTCGCAATTTCTCAAGCTGATCCAACGTTGGACTTAAACATGCAAAT GACAAAGTTGGCACATGGTATGCTTTCTGGTAAATATTCTGCACCCAGTCAGGAG GGACAGGAAGGAATACGTCCCCGTATGTTTAAGTCAGTTATTGCAGCAAGTCATCCTGAATTTTCCAGTATGAGGCAGCAG GATGCCCTTGACTTCTTCCTTCATCTTGTTGACAAAGTTGATCAGGCAAACCCtggaagccatgagttaaatcctTTTACGGGCTTCAAGTTTATCATTGAGGAGCGGGTTCAGTGCCCCTCTGGGAAAGTTTCTTACAATAAACGTTGTGACAACTTTCTTTCTTTGAGCATACCATTGCATGAAGCGACTAACAAAG AGCAGctagaagtgttccatgagaaGAAAGCCGCAATGGACTTGGATGGAAAAGAAGT GTCTAATGAGGAAATTGTGAGACCAAGAGTCCCACTGGAGGCATGCTTAGCAAGTTTTTCAGGCGGAGAGGAAGTGCCTGATTTTTACAGCACTGCATTAAATTCAAAAACAACAGCAATTAA GACTGCTGGCTTTAAAACTTTTCCTGATTACCTGGTGCTTCAGATGCGTAAGTTTGTAATGGAAGCAGGATGGGTGCCAAAGAAACTTG ATGTTTATATTGATGTGCCGGATATAATCGATATCTCGCACATGCGCAGCAATGGTGTACAGCCTGGCGAAGAGCTACTGCCAGAAGGAG CTTCTTGTGGTAACAAAGCTGAACCTGCTCGTCCTGTTGCCAATGAGGATATTGTATCCCAGCTTGCAAACATGGGGTTCAATTACTTTGCCTGTCAGAGAGCTGCTATTAACACATCAAATGCAGGACTTGAGGAGGCAATGAATTGGCTCCTCTCACACATGGAGGATCCAG ATATTAATGAGCCGATATCTCAAGATGCAATGCCTGCAGAAGACACTATTGATGAAGCAAGTGTTCAAACTCTTGTTTCCTTCGGCTTTCCAGAAGATGTTTCCCGAATGGCAGTGAAAGCTTCC GGTGGAAATATTGAGAGAGCCACGGAGTGGGTTCTCACCCATCCTGAAGCATCTAGCTCTGTTTCTGCTGATTCTTCAGCAAGCAATGTAAAAGATGATGAGTCGCACATACCAGATGGAAGTGGCA GATATAAGCTGATTGCATTTGTGAGCCATATGGGAACCTCTACCCACTGTGGGCACTACGTCGCCCATATCCTCAAAGATGGGAGGTGGACAATCTTCAACGACAACAAGGTTGCTGCATCTGTCGACCTGCCCAAGGACATGGGATACCTCTATTTCTTTCAGAGGATTAGCAGTTAA